aggctcctcctccctctcctccctccacttACCGTACACCCAGCTGATGCAGAGCACTTCAAACATGGCCAGGAAGAGCAGGCATATGCCACTGGAAGCGTAATAATCAAATAGCTGGAAGATATACATCCCGCCCTGCGGAGAAGTCAGTGGAGCTAGGCAGGGCCTTGGCCAGGGTGCGCAGGGGACACGCTCCGCAGCGAGAGTGCAAACACCCAGCTGGGCCCCCATCCTGCCCAGCCCATGGGAAGTCACTCCTTGCAACTAAAGGGAGCTGGCCTTGcctacccctgcccccaggcccctcaTCTGACCTCAGGACAACAACTTCTGACAGCTTCAAAGACCTTGGCAACCCTGGGACATACACTGTTTCTTCTGCCCAGCATCCTATGTCATAACATAGAACCTGGCACCACCTCACTCTGAGtgttctcctctccctgctccaggcTGGAAGCAGAGCCAGCGCAGGACACTCACCGTGTTCTTGGGAGACGGTCCCTCTCTTTCCTTGGGGGTTGGAGGGGTGGCGGCAGGTCAGCCTGAAGCTGTACCAGCGTTCTTTACTATCAGGAGGGCAATCTGGCTGAGAATGGCATTCCTGACCATGTCAGGAGAGCAGCTGGATCCAACCATACCTGAAACCAATTATCTCTAGACTTTTCTGTTTCCTGGCCCCAGAAAACTCCCTTTTCCACTCAAGCTGGCTAGCATTTGGTTTCTGTCACCTGACACCAAAAGAGCTAACTGAACACAGGTAAGGTTCTACTGTGTGTTCCCTACAACCTCGCTGTGATGAGGGCAGAGCCTGTGTCAACACCACCAAGGAGCCGATGAGGAAGGTGTGCCCCCTGGCTCCCTCACCTGGGTGGGGGCACACACCTCTGCTCACCTCCGTAACCAGGAAGAGCCCGATCAGATAGCACACGACTGCAATGGCCAGGATGAGGAGCTCTCGCCGCCCACTCTTCCGGAGCTGACTGGGGAACATGTCCACGGAGGCTGTCACCAGGCACTCCACACAGACAAACTGCGggcaggaggggagctggggTGAGAGGTGCAGCTTGCCCTTTGCCCTGGCCGCCTCTCACCCCACTCACCCATGCTGACGCACAGGAGCACAGGGGTCAAGGGCAGACGTGGGgtggccagccctgccctggccgCATCTCTACAACAGAGGGTTCCAGcatgggggctggagggggagacATGTTCTGTCCCCAAGGCTGGGGGGCAGGACTGGGCAGCTTGAGCTGAATGGCTGGAAGGAGGCTGGAGGGCCATCTGGGAGGGGGGTGTCCCTGTATGGGGAAGGGTCAGGCCTGGGGGGAAAAGGCAGGTGGCCCCCTCACAGAATAGGTTGGTCTTGAGACCAGGGGTCACCCAATCAACTGCAAGGACAAGCCCCGGAAAGTGGAGGGGGATCTGGAATGTATGGTCAGTGGGaaaggagatggagggaaggtAATGGCCAGAAACGCAGAAGCTGGCAAGAGGGtcgccagggcagggaggggtgcgGTGGGGTGGGCGGGGTGACGAACCTGGCTGTCCAGCCCTAGGAAGATGAGCATGATGAAGAAAAGACAGGACCACAGCTGGGATAAGGGCATCATTGTCACAGCCTTGGGGAAGGCGATGAAGGCCAGACCAGGACCTGCCAGGCACAAGGCGCTATCAGGAGAGTTCCCTCCTGCTCTCACTGCCCTCAGGGAAGAGCCTTCTCCCAAGGCActgtgtgagtgtgcatgagtgtgtgtgtgtgagagagtgtgagtgtgtgtgtggaggagtGGTGCAAGAAGGGAGGGTAGTTTCATCCATCACTCGGCTCTTCTGGTTCTGGGGAGCTGGTTTGTGCATCCATTCGTGCTTGCAGCTGTGGGTCTGCCCACCCACCCTCAGTCCccgctccctccccaccacccatgGTTCAGGAGGCCCTCCTCTGTGCCAAGCAGGGCCCACAGAGACTAAAAAGTTTCCCATCAGCCAGCTCCTGGGACTCCTTCCTGGGACCCTGGTGGAGGGATCTGTGTTCTCCCCTCAGGGCCCAGACAGCAAAGTGGTACCTACCAGACTCGGCCACTTCGGAGATGGGCAACCCTTGCTCCTGGGCCATGAAGCCCAGGATGGAGAAGACCACGAACCCGGCTGCGAAGCTAGTGGCACTGTTGAGGAAGCAGAGGGCGATGCAGTCcctgtgggggcggggaggcggaggagccaagggaaaagagaggaagaaatccCTCAGGGGAGGAGAGATCCAAAGTCAGTCATTGGGGAGcggggagggaaaagggaagcgAAAGATTCGGGAGGAGAGGGAtggaagagagaatgggggagggagcaAGATCAAGGATCAttggaaggtggggagggagaaaaagagggaagaaagaaattcagtCTGGGAACTGAAGCTTCGATTCCCTGGCGACACTCCAGGAAGACCAGCCCCGCCACCCCAGGGTCCCCGGCACCCCATTCCGCCAATCACCTGTAGCAGTTGTTGTGGTACTTGTTGTAGCTGCCCAGGGCGGTCAGGCACCCCTGGCAGATGGCGAAGGAGAAGAAGATCTGGGTGCCCGCGTCCATCCACACCTACATGAGACCCCAAGaaagtggcggggggggggggcagctggcCGTGGCCCCTCAGACCCTGCTGGCCCCTGGGTGTGCCCTCAGGAGTCGCTCATTTGCCACCCTCCACTCACATGTCACTTCACAGGCAGGCCCATTTAAATGTGGCTCTGGGGGCACTCAGGAGACCCCACATACTTGGATTTCTTGGGTGGAGGGGCAGTGCCCAGATAAGGCAGGGCAGAACTGAGAGCTCCAGGCTCACTCCAAAGCACTGAGGGCCTCAGGCAGCCAAGACTGGGTCCCAGAGCCACTTCattagaatataaagaaaaaaacctaagactccttggggaagggggggtggggcaaaGAATGTGCTCAGACAAGTCctagaggaggaaataaaaatgcacaGTAAATCTGTGTGGAAATGTCCCACCTCGcagtagtaaaaaataaataaattaaaacaataaaatgatactattttgATCTCTCAAATTATTGTAGATCAAAggttaaaatgaattattatggAGTCTCTCATGGGCCCCGGAGGAAAAAAGGGTACGTTCCAGTACTGGTGGAGAAAATCTATATTTCTCTAAAGCCAGGACATTTCAAGACACTTAAACGCACATATTCTTGGACTTAGTGATTCCAAGTCTGACTATTGTcagaaaataatcagagatgtGGTCCAAGATTTAAACACAAGGTGTCAATTGCAGCTATATatatgatcattaaaaaaaagtgccTGACCTGAATGTCCAAGAATAAGAGCAGATTGATGACACCTGCCCCGCGTGTGAGTGCTCAGAGGACACGGAGCCTGGTCTATCGTGCGCACTGCCCACTCTGTCCTTAGAGCACTACCTGGCCCTTAACTGGTCCTCAGTACATTTTGGGTGAacgagtgactgaatggatattATATGCAAGtgtttaaaatgacatttacaaatgaatttaataacatggaaaatgcttacaatataatttaaatgaaaaaagatacatctctataattatctcaactatgttaaaacacagacacacacacacaccaactagaaaaaaagagttgGAAGGAAATCTACTAAAATGCTCATAGAGATATAGCTGATTACAAGAGATCTTTAATTGTTTTCTAGTGGGGATACattgcctttattctttttttaaagattttatttatttgacagagagagagcacaaacagggggagcagccgaggaagagggagaagcaggctccctacagagcagggagccccatgcggggctcgatcccaggatcctgggatcgtgacctgagccaaaggcagacgcttaacgactgagccacccaggcgccagatATATTGCCTTTATACCAAGAGAAAAGCAACCAGAGATTTTCAAAAGTACAGCTGTGGTTTTGGGTGGGAGACAGCGGGGAACTGGTCCCCAGCACAGCTCCTACCTGGGGGTCCTTGAGGCGAAGCAAATCTGGCTTCAGGTAATAGATGATGCCCTCATAGGCTCCAGGAAGGGTGATGCCTCGGATCAAGAGGATGATCAGCATCAGGTAGGGAAACGTGGCTGTGAAATAAACAACCTGGAGGGAAACAGGCTCAGGTCACCCCTGCTGGGGACACAGCCGCCAGGAGGTGCCAGGGAGCTTATGGCCGTCCTCCTGTCAGCCCTCCTCAGGCAGCAAGAGTGACACCCAGCTCAGCGTCAGACACCTCCTTAGAGACGCCGAGAGGGGCTGAGCACCTGCAACTCTCCACACCTTCCTTTACACATTTTAGCGGGTCTCGGGCTTCGAGGCAGGTAGAGTATGAGATACACATCAGCAgggcaaggagggaggaaggacggGGAGGGGCACGAGCTTCCAGCCATAATATttcaaagactattttaaaatccagaatcTGGTCTCCTGGAATCCCTCATCCTGGCtgttctccctttgccccctggCGAGGGCGGGTCCTGGTGACAGAGGGGGAGCAGATCTGCAGAGTGACCTGTGGCAAAACTTAAACTACTTTTCCAGGCTTAAGTCTGGAGGGGCAGCTGTGGCCTGACCTCTGGGGTATGGAGACACTCTGAGGGGTCCACTCTGCTCCCTGAGCAAGCTCAGCTCCTTACCGGAGGTGACAGCAATATCTGTGTTATTATCCCTGTTgctagttttattattattacaacaaTCCCGGGAAGGGGGAGGCTGCCCCCAGAACAGGCTAATCAGAACGGTCAGTATCCTGTCTATTCCTGGCTTTAAAAAGCATGAATCATCAACCTCAGATTCCCTGGGTTGGAAATAATGGCTCAAATCTGAACTCTCTACACGTACAATAAGCCACTGTTGTCCATTCTTGGCCTGAACCCTTTTGATTATTGGAAACTCACCACTTCAAAGACAGTTCTGTTTGCTGGCTCATACCATACTACAAAAAGCAAGTTGTAAAAGTGTATGATCCTAATTGCATCATGTACAGACATGATAGATACAGATACACGCAAACACACCTATAAAGGAAACTAGAAGGCAATATCAAGACATTAATGGGGATCAGTAGATCCAAATCTACCATGCTGGCTGGTACAGTGATTAGGGGGACTTCCGTGTTTCTTATTTTGATCTGTATGTTACTTATGTAAACAGGTCTTTTACAGTCATATTGAAAGAGAAAGTCTCTCCTTGTACTGAGCTAAACTCTTCCTACTGTTTCCCCTGTTCTCACCTTGCCTCTCCCTTACACTACTCCTTCTTTCAGTTCTCCAGCAGGACACTGTGAGTGTCCCCATGGCTTCTGGGGGCCACAGAGAGCTTATCAGGAGCCAGAACACCTCACCTTGCCTGTGGTCTTGACCCCTTTCCAGATGCAGAAGTAGCAGATGACCCATGCCAGCAGGAGGCACAGGGCCAGCTCCCAGCGCAGGGCTCCCAGATCATGGATGCCTGAGGTGATGCCCAAAACACGTCTCctgaggatggaaaaaaaaaaaacaaaacaggtgaatgGCGAAAGGGGACAACTTGACGTTTGTCTTCAAGTCTCTTGATTCTTAGAGCTGACCCCACAGATCTCATGTTCCAGgcttcccctccccatcccactgcAGCCCCCCATGGCCACGCCATGTTCCCACCTGTGGTCTGTATGCCCCTGCTGTTAGAAGACCAAATCACGTAATCCCATAGGTATCTTTGTCTTTCTAACCATCCAGCTTTCTCTGTTGtgcagagagagatagagaaagagagagtgagggtgGTAAGTAATGTATGGATGAGCAGATGGAGAGTAGATACTTACATAGGCAGGTTGATGCACAAGTACATGGGTATCAAACAGGGGGGCTGAATATGTTTTAGTATCTAAAGAATGCAGGGAGTGGTGGAAATGTGTATGCATAAGTGTTGGTGGATGTGTGGGTTTGGGGTGACATGAGGGCATACACGTATGAGGGTGTAGGGTAGACACATGTGGGTGTTGGTAAATACGTGTGAGTTTTGGGTAAGCATGAGGGTACAGGCAGACCTTTGTAAGAACGAAGGTGGACACGTGTGGACACGGGCAGTTGTAAGGCATAGTCATGTGGAAGGGCAGAGGTGTGAATACAGGGTTTGCCAATTTCTGCAGTACCAGTACGCTCACtttggccaatttcaagctactaaCGTAACATCACTGAACACGGAGCTGGGGAGTGATGTGCACCACCTGTTCTGCTGAGCTGGGGCAGACCATTTGCCCATGTGCCACGCACCAGCGAACATGGCACACGTGTCGGTAGGTGTGAAGGTGTATGTAGGTGGGTGCCTGGGGGTGCGGATGGGTGCAAGGATGCAAGTCGACATGGGTAAATGTGTGAGTCTGGCTGGACACAGGTGGACTCGGGGTCATTGGGAGTGTGTCAGTGGACAAGTATGGGTAGTTGTGAGTGTTCCCCCAGGTTCCAGTGATGTGCCAGATGGGGGGAGGTGGGTAAGCACTGGAGAGCGTGCACAGAAAGGCTTAAACTCGCACTCCAAATCCCAGGCCTCAGACATCCAAATTTCCTGTTTGGGGCCCCTGGCACGTGGCATCCAAGCCCAGCACCTACTCCCAGAATTCCATGACAGGTGAGGTGAAGTTCTCAGAGGGGGTCGCTGTGCGGGCTCCCGAGCGGTTCAGAAAGTCCATGCAATGCTCTGTTGAGGACAAGGGGGGCTGGGCATCAGCTAGGGACCAGATGGGGAGAGATGCCCTTTCACCCTAGTCCCCCCGACCCTCTGACCTTACAGCCTGGCAGTCCCCATCATTCCCAGTCCCAAGAGCTTCCTGTGGAGCCCCCATTTTCCAGGAGTTGACCAGCCAGGTGGTTCATGGGACCAGCCCCCCTCCCTATGTTCCTCCTACTGCTCTTGTTCCAGTGAATCTGGCAGTTTCTCTGGCCACCCCGCCACCCAACCTCTGACACAGAGCTCAGATCCCTCCGCCCCTGGAACCGGCCCGCTCTCTCCACTCAACACACGAATGGACTGCGTCCTCGTGCCTGCTCTTCCCCCTCGATGGCCTGCTGTTCACATGGTGGGTTCCTCCTCAATCTTCAGCCCTCAGCCAGCGATTTTCTTCCCACTGTGGTACCGTTTCGGCAGTTTTGTTCACCCATAGcaatttgtaattatttgattAACTGGTCCCTTTCTACCAGTAGACCGCACGCTCACAGAGCGCTGGGCCACGGGGCTTGTGCTCAGCCGTCTATGTCTGGCACCCGGCACTGAGTGAGGGATGATAACCCCTTGCAGTGGCACAAAACATTCACAGTCGGGTGGGGTTTTCGGTTCTCCTGGTGGCTAGTCCAGATTCCCACAGAAGGGTCAGCCAGCAGGACGGCACCAGGGCCGGCACAGCCCGGCTCTGAGGCAAGGGTTTCCCCCAGGGAGAGGCCCCAGCCCAGGGGTCGAAACCATGGATACCTGTGTTCCAGCTATTGCTACAGGTCGTCCAGGGCAGCTCAGAGGTGAAGGAGCTGAACAGGTAGAAGAGGGCCCAGGCCAGGATGATGATGTAGTAGATGTTCAGATAGGACTCGATGACCACAGAAGCCAGACCAATGCCTACGGGAAGAGGGGAGGCATGGGGGAGCAACAAGGAGAACCCAAGAGATCAAGTTAGCCCAGCAGAGCCACACGGAAGCCTCCCGCCGCGGCTAGAAGGGGATTGGGTGCCACCCGAAGACAACCACCAGGATTTCTTTATTG
The sequence above is drawn from the Neomonachus schauinslandi chromosome 5, ASM220157v2, whole genome shotgun sequence genome and encodes:
- the SLC6A12 gene encoding sodium- and chloride-dependent betaine transporter, translated to MDRKVAVPEDGPPVVSWLPEEGEKLEQEGEEQVKDRGQWTNKMEFVLSVAGEIIGLGNVWRFPYLCYKNGGGAFFIPYFIFFFTCGIPVFFLEVALGQYTSQGSVTAWRKICPLLQGIGLASVVIESYLNIYYIIILAWALFYLFSSFTSELPWTTCSNSWNTEHCMDFLNRSGARTATPSENFTSPVMEFWERRVLGITSGIHDLGALRWELALCLLLAWVICYFCIWKGVKTTGKVVYFTATFPYLMLIILLIRGITLPGAYEGIIYYLKPDLLRLKDPQVWMDAGTQIFFSFAICQGCLTALGSYNKYHNNCYRDCIALCFLNSATSFAAGFVVFSILGFMAQEQGLPISEVAESGPGLAFIAFPKAVTMMPLSQLWSCLFFIMLIFLGLDSQFVCVECLVTASVDMFPSQLRKSGRRELLILAIAVVCYLIGLFLVTEGGMYIFQLFDYYASSGICLLFLAMFEVLCISWVYGADRFYDNVEDMIGYRPWPLVKISWLFLTPGLCLATFLFSLSKYTPLKYNNIYVYPPWGYSIGWFLALSSMVCVPLFIIITLLKTQGSFKKRLRQLTTPDPSLPQPKKHLDGGTSQDGGPSPAREGLIVGEKETHL